GAATAGGCTTAGACTGCTCACCCCGGAAGTACGCTTGAGTGCCCAACACCGCCGCAGCGCCCCAACCGGCCACAATCAAACAACCCAAAATAATCATAGTAGCCATTTATTTTGCCTCTTAACATTTGTTTACCTTTATGTAAATAAATGTAACAAACTCTTGCCAAGCCCGTCAACCTGTAATAAATACGGTTAACCCCCCTAGCTTTGTAGGGGCAGTGCCAACAGTGACGCATTTGTCCCAGATATATACAGAGCCAAAAAAAACCCGGTTTCGCCTAGGAAACCGGGATTCAGCAAAAAACAAATTAACGATGTAAAGACCTTGGAACCGCTCTTGATGGCTCCACCGGCTTAACGGGCTTAGGTTTAACAGAAGTCGGCTTTGTAAACTTAGCCTTAGCTGCCGCCTCAGCCTTAAGCTCCTTATCCTTCAACTCCAACAACTCCGGCACCGTCACAAACGTATAACCCTGCTTTCTCAACTCAGCAATAATCACAGGTAACGCCCTCAAAGTTGTAGAACGCTCACCGCCGCCATCGTGCATCAAAACAATTCCCCCAGACTTCGCACTGCTGAGAACATTCTTAATAAGCTGTTCCTGCGAAGGCTGAGAAGACTCCTGAGAATCACTAGACCACATAGCCACCGTCATTTTTTGGGACTTAGCATAATCTGCCAAACCGTTCGTCAAAACCCCTCCCGGTGGCCGAAAGAAACTGGTTTTCGCGCCGGTGGTTTTATAAATCAGCGCCGCCGTATCCTCAATTTCCTTAGCAGCCGTTTCGGTACCTACATTGTGATAATGGTGATTCCAAGTATGATTTCCCAAAGCATGACCTTCCGCCACAACGCGACGGGCCATATCGGGATACAGTTGCAGATGCCGGCCAATCACAAAAAACGTACCCTTGACTTTATTCTTCTTCAAAACATCTAAAATTGGCGCTGTTCCCGGCCAAGGGCCATCATCAAAAGTCAAAGCAATAACCTTTTGCTTAGCGCTAAGTTTCACATCTTCAATAGTTTTCCCTGCAAAATGAGCCGGTGTCGCAAAAGTCAAACGCTTTTCCTTTTCCTTTTGCAGTTCAACCACAGTGCTTGTAAAACCATCCACCCGCTGCTGAACGGCAACTTGCACAGTAGGTGACTTCTCAAAAGCTTTAGTTTCTAGCTCCCAGAACGCCCGCTCCGGTAACTGTACATCTTCTAATAAAGTTGTATAAAGCGGAAACATAGCACCCATCACAAAACTGCCAATAGCAGCCCCAAGGCCAACAATAACTTTTTGTTGCCTTGCTAACGAATTGTTATATGCCACAAAACTAGCACTCCTCCCACTAATCGCTATGCACCGAATATACACCACCTTTATCCTTTAGTCGGGTGTCGCATATTACACTTCGTTAACAATCGCTAAAAACCCTCCTTTGACCAATGACAAATGACCAATGACAAATGACCAATGACTATAATGATTGCTAATCAACTGCGAGAAAGGTAACAATTAACAATCCTGTTCACCACTTCAGGAATTGTCAACCCATCCGTTACAATTTCAATAGCATCAGCCGCTTTCCGCAGAGGCGAAACAGAGCGCGTACTGTCTTTGCGATCTCGTTCTTTGATATCAGCTTCCAGCTTTTCTATTGTTATGGTTTCCTGATCTTGCTTTTGCAGATCCGTCAACCGCCGCCGTGCCCGTTCCTTTGCCGAAGCCGTCAAAAAAATCTTCAACTCTGCATCAGGAAAAACGTGCGTCCCAATATCCCGTCCTTCTGCAACTAAACCGCCTTTTTTTCCTATACTTTGTTGCTGTTTCACCAGCACTTGACGCACCGCCGACAACGCCGAAACCGCAGAAACATGAGCGGTTACTTCCAAAGAGCGGATCACTTGTGTAACATTCTCACCGTTAATAAAAATTTGACTAGGTGAACCAGAATCACCGGCCAGATTGTTATTTGGGCTGGCAAAGGTGATTTCACACCGGCTTACCAGTTCAGCAATAGCCGGTTCATCATTTAAAGGAATTTTTGATTGCAACACAAGCCAAGTTACCGCCCTATACATGGCGCCGGTGTCTAAATATAAAAGTCCCAAAGCTTTGGCAACCATACTGGCGACAGTAGATTTCCCGGCACCGGCAGGGCCATCAATAGCAACAATCGGCTGCCGGTTTTGCAACACTATATTATCTATTAAGCGCGTAGAACCAAGGCGGGCTGCCAGGGCTAACAGTCCGACCTCCTCAATTTTTTCTAAAGGCATCAGAGTAATAGGATCAACTAATTCAATATATTCGAGTTGAATTTGGGCAAACTTCATCAACTCGTTTTTCACAGATGCGATCATAGCAGACGCAGTGTGATCACCGGCCTTAAAACTTTGTTCAGCAGCAAGCAAGCTGCGGTATAGAGCCGGTGCAATGTCTTTTTCTTGATCAGATAAATATTTATTGCGAGAACTGCAAGCCAGCCCAGAGGGCTCTCGAATAATAGGACAAGGAACAATTTCCACAGGAATATTTAAATGCTCGACCATCCGCTGAATAATGGCAACTTGTTGAGCATCTTTTTGGCCAAAATAAGCACGGTCTGGCTGTACAAGATTAAATAACTTAGTGACGATGGTGGCGACGCCTTGAAAATGGCCCGGACGAAAGCGACCGCAGAGAACAGATGTCATTGAGGCCGGTGGGAAAACTTGGGTAAGCGGTTGGTTGGTTTCACCGGCCTTAGCAAGAGAGGAACTGAGGCCGAGTTCTTGGGGGGTGGGGGCAAAAATGATGTCTACACCGGCCTTTTCACAGAGTTGCCGGTCTTGTTCGAGAGTGCGGGGATATTTGTGGAAATCTTCCTTGGGGCCAAATTGTAAGGGATTGACAAAAATGCTGACAATGACAGTGCTGTTTTCTTGTTTGGCTCGCTCGATGAGGCTGAGATGACCGATATGCAGGGCTCCCATTGTGGGGACAAGGGCGATGCCGGTGGGCTGGATGCTGCCGGTTGTCAATGCAGCGGCGGTTCTTTGTTGTTTGATATAGCTGCGTAATGCTGCAACTGTGGTGTACAGGCGCACGCCTTCTCCCCCAAGTGTTCGTTTTTTGCCAGTCAGTATTGTAGCGTTTAGATCACTTGGGGGAAAATATTTTAACTGTATGCTTGCTCTGCCACCGGCTGGTTGATCGAGGTTTTCATTTGTAAGGCTAAGCCCAGCCTAGATTAAATTTGAAAGGTAGCAGAGCAAAGGCATAGATTAACGGTTTGGTAGAGCGAGTGAGTTTTGGGTGCCGAGAATTTCGACGCTCACCGGCGCGACTCCACTACCCATCATACCGATAGCTTGGGCTGCACCGGCAGAAAGGTCAATGATCCGATCACCAACATAAGGGCCACGATCATTGATCCGAACGATAACGGAGAGCCCGTTATCAAGGTTTGTGACTCTCACAAAAGTGCCAAAGGGTAATTCTTTATGAGCAGCGGTGAGGTCATTTTGGTTGAAAATTTCGCCAGAAGCGCTGGTATTGCCGTGAAAACCGGGGCCGTACCAGGAAGCCCAACCACTGATGCGGGAGAGTACCTGCGTGTTGGTGGAGGGTTGCTGGACGCTGTAGGAGACTTGATTGGTGTTGGTTTGATAGGGGTTGACGGCTGTTTGTTGTCGTGGCCGTCCGGGGATTTCGCTTATGGGTGGGGCGTCTGCTAGAAGCCGGCGCAGGCGGTTTGTGGCTTGGAGGGCGTCTTCTGCGCGGTTTAGGGTTGTGTCTGGGAGAATGGTTGCAGAGTCTATGGCGACTAGGTTTTGGTTGTTGATTTTGATGAGGTAGGTGTCGCCTTTTTCAGGAATGACGCTGATGCTGTTTAAGTCGAGGTTTTGGCGGCTAATTTTGTTGATTTCGGCGGCTATCTCGCTGGCTCGCCGGACGGGATCGTCGGATTGGCTTTGGTAGGCTTGGTTTTCGCCTTTAGGATTATTTGTGCCGGTATTCGAGGCTTTTGTTGCGGAATCTGTGTTTTGCAGCCCGTAGATGATTTGACGTTTCCCTGGTGGAGTGATCGATTGAGATTTGTTGAGGCTGTTTCCCAAAAAGGTCAGGACGGGGATGTTTCGGATGTAGAGTGTTGCTGCTTGCCTGCCTGTGAGGATGTGGGAGTGTATTTTGGCAATCTCGGCTTTTTCTGTTGGATTTTGGCTGTTTAATGCCGTTTTTACTGGTTTTTCGGTGGTTGTTGAGTTGGCTGCTTGCGGGTTGTTTGGTTTTTCGGTTTGAGGTGTTTTAGCCTCTTTGGTTTGGTTTTCTGTTTGGTTGGTTTCCGCGTGGGTGGCTGGTATCTGCCCGATGGCTGTTATCAGCATGGCGGCGGTTAGACTACTCCAGAGTTTATGTTTCATAAGGTTTTTTGTGAAGAGCTTTTGCATTCGGTACGCGAGTCGGCGCGAAGCGCTGGGTTTTGTTGGCATATTTGTCGCAAAGTTGTGTGTGATTTTTGCGCTTTGATGCACCGCAGTTTCTCGTACTTGTTCCGTGTTCGCTTTGAATGCGGGAACTGCAACAGATTAACACGAAGTTTTTGATTTGGGGATCAGCATATCCTCGACTTTGGCGGTAAGTTTACAGAATTTTTAAATTTGCTCTTTGGGCTTTTTTAGCTGAACCTGTTTGTTAATCAAGGTTTTAAGGATTTTTTTATTTTTTAAATCTTTAACAAATCTTTACAATTATTGGAGCCGGTTTGTGGGGTGGGGCGGTTGCTGGGGTTTGGGTTTACCAGGTGGGTGCAATGAGGGGTAAAATGCTTGCGGCAATAATGTTTTGAGGTTTTTAAGCATGGATTATCGGGAAGCCGGTGTTGATGTAGAGGCGGGTCGTGCGTTTGTGAATCAAATTCGCGGTTTAGTGAATAGCACTCACCGGCCTGGGGTGCTGGGGGGTTTGGGTGGTTTTAGTGGATTTTTTCAGATACCGGGGGGCTATAAAGAGCCGGTTTTGGTGTCGGGTACGGATGGGGTGGGGACTAAGTTAAAAGTTGCTCATCAGCTTGATCGGCATGATACAGTGGGGATTGATTTGGTAGCAATGTGTGTGAATGATGTTCTCACTTCGGGTGCCGAACCGTTGTTTTTTTTGGATTATTTGGCGACCGGCAAGTTAAATCAGGAGCAGTTGACGCAGGTTGTAGCGGGAATTGCGGAGGGGTGCCGGCAGGCGGGATGTGCTTTGCTGGGCGGTGAAACAGCGGAGATGCCTGGATTTTATGGGGCTGGGGAGTATGATTTGGCTGGGTTTTGTGTGGGAATTGGCGAGAAAAGTGAGTTATTGAATGGTTCTCAAGTGAGAGTTGGGGATGTAGCGGTTGGTTTGCCAAGTTCTGGAATACATAGCAATGGCTATAGTTTAGTTAGAAAAATTGTGAGTGATGGTAATTTTAATTGGGGAGATACGATTGATGGGTTAGGCGGTACTTTGGGAGATGTGTTTTTGACTCCAACTCGGATCTATGTGCGTGAGGTTTTGGAGGCGCGGAGGGCGTTGGAAATTCACGGGATGGCGCATATTACCGGCGGTGGTTTGCCGGAAAATTTGCCGCGTTGTTTGGGTGAGGGGCAGTCTATTCGGGTTGATGCCGGTAGTTGGGATGTACCGGCGGTGTTTCGTTGGTTGGCTGAGGTGGGTAATGTGAGTATGACGGATATGTATAATACGTTTAATATGGGGATTGGGTTTGTGTTGGTGGTGCCAAGAAATTTGGCGGATGAGGTTGTGGGCCGGTTTTCTTCTGCTTGGGTAATTGGTGAGGTTGTTGAGGGGAATGGGGAGTTGATTGGGTTGTAGGAAATTTGGGGGCGGCACCTCTGCATCGCCCCTAGATTAAGGGTGGAGTTAGTCGTAATTCTTATCGATTAACTCTTTTTTTGGTTTTGTCTAAACCTATCCTCACCGGCCTATAGAGTAAACTATAAATATCCCAGAAATTACTCAATTTAGTGTTATGAATTCC
This genomic window from Ancylothrix sp. D3o contains:
- the purM gene encoding phosphoribosylformylglycinamidine cyclo-ligase, producing the protein MDYREAGVDVEAGRAFVNQIRGLVNSTHRPGVLGGLGGFSGFFQIPGGYKEPVLVSGTDGVGTKLKVAHQLDRHDTVGIDLVAMCVNDVLTSGAEPLFFLDYLATGKLNQEQLTQVVAGIAEGCRQAGCALLGGETAEMPGFYGAGEYDLAGFCVGIGEKSELLNGSQVRVGDVAVGLPSSGIHSNGYSLVRKIVSDGNFNWGDTIDGLGGTLGDVFLTPTRIYVREVLEARRALEIHGMAHITGGGLPENLPRCLGEGQSIRVDAGSWDVPAVFRWLAEVGNVSMTDMYNTFNMGIGFVLVVPRNLADEVVGRFSSAWVIGEVVEGNGELIGL
- a CDS encoding bifunctional pantoate--beta-alanine ligase/(d)CMP kinase — encoded protein: MRLYTTVAALRSYIKQQRTAAALTTGSIQPTGIALVPTMGALHIGHLSLIERAKQENSTVIVSIFVNPLQFGPKEDFHKYPRTLEQDRQLCEKAGVDIIFAPTPQELGLSSSLAKAGETNQPLTQVFPPASMTSVLCGRFRPGHFQGVATIVTKLFNLVQPDRAYFGQKDAQQVAIIQRMVEHLNIPVEIVPCPIIREPSGLACSSRNKYLSDQEKDIAPALYRSLLAAEQSFKAGDHTASAMIASVKNELMKFAQIQLEYIELVDPITLMPLEKIEEVGLLALAARLGSTRLIDNIVLQNRQPIVAIDGPAGAGKSTVASMVAKALGLLYLDTGAMYRAVTWLVLQSKIPLNDEPAIAELVSRCEITFASPNNNLAGDSGSPSQIFINGENVTQVIRSLEVTAHVSAVSALSAVRQVLVKQQQSIGKKGGLVAEGRDIGTHVFPDAELKIFLTASAKERARRRLTDLQKQDQETITIEKLEADIKERDRKDSTRSVSPLRKAADAIEIVTDGLTIPEVVNRIVNCYLSRS
- a CDS encoding polysaccharide deacetylase family protein — its product is MAYNNSLARQQKVIVGLGAAIGSFVMGAMFPLYTTLLEDVQLPERAFWELETKAFEKSPTVQVAVQQRVDGFTSTVVELQKEKEKRLTFATPAHFAGKTIEDVKLSAKQKVIALTFDDGPWPGTAPILDVLKKNKVKGTFFVIGRHLQLYPDMARRVVAEGHALGNHTWNHHYHNVGTETAAKEIEDTAALIYKTTGAKTSFFRPPGGVLTNGLADYAKSQKMTVAMWSSDSQESSQPSQEQLIKNVLSSAKSGGIVLMHDGGGERSTTLRALPVIIAELRKQGYTFVTVPELLELKDKELKAEAAAKAKFTKPTSVKPKPVKPVEPSRAVPRSLHR
- a CDS encoding septal ring lytic transglycosylase RlpA family protein; the encoded protein is MKHKLWSSLTAAMLITAIGQIPATHAETNQTENQTKEAKTPQTEKPNNPQAANSTTTEKPVKTALNSQNPTEKAEIAKIHSHILTGRQAATLYIRNIPVLTFLGNSLNKSQSITPPGKRQIIYGLQNTDSATKASNTGTNNPKGENQAYQSQSDDPVRRASEIAAEINKISRQNLDLNSISVIPEKGDTYLIKINNQNLVAIDSATILPDTTLNRAEDALQATNRLRRLLADAPPISEIPGRPRQQTAVNPYQTNTNQVSYSVQQPSTNTQVLSRISGWASWYGPGFHGNTSASGEIFNQNDLTAAHKELPFGTFVRVTNLDNGLSVIVRINDRGPYVGDRIIDLSAGAAQAIGMMGSGVAPVSVEILGTQNSLALPNR